The following is a genomic window from bacterium.
TCGAGTACAAAAGATTTAAGGAGTCCCTGGATAATGCCAGAACAATCCTGTATCTGACCGATAATACTGGAGAGATTCTCTTTGATAGGGTATTGATTGAGGAGCTTAAGACCAGGGTTGTCTGTGCCCTGAGAGATAAACCTATTATAAATGATGCTACTATTGAGGATGCTAAGTACTGTGGATTGGATAAGTCAGCAGAGGTGATTTCATCTGGCTGTGATGCCCCTGGAGTGCTTTTAGATTCTTGCTCTGAAGAATTTCTCCACCTTTATGAGCAGGCAGATTTGATTATCAGCAAAGGCCAGGGAAATTTTGAGGCATTAACAGGCGAAGATAGACCAATCTACTTTTTATTTAAGGTAAAATGCCCGGTAGTGGCTAAGGATGTCGGTGGTATGGTTGGGGATATTGTCCTAAAGGGACCGGATAAATGGTAACTGGTTAAATGGTAACTGGTTAAATGGTAACTGGATAAATGGTAACTGGATAAATGGTAACTGGTTAAATAATTACCAATCACCAATTACCAGTTACCAGTTACCAATTACCAGTTACCAGTTACCAGT
Proteins encoded in this region:
- a CDS encoding ARMT1-like domain-containing protein, with amino-acid sequence MRTYLDCIPCFFKQAIEAARIAGCNEAKQKEILDKLCKLISEFDINSSPPVMGRAFYRLVEEVSGNPDPFKEVKEKANKLAMGLYPKLKELINQAEDRLLMAIELAISGNVIDYGVKNLLDVDFQIERVLNGEFPAQTRALFEYKRFKESLDNARTILYLTDNTGEILFDRVLIEELKTRVVCALRDKPIINDATIEDAKYCGLDKSAEVISSGCDAPGVLLDSCSEEFLHLYEQADLIISKGQGNFEALTGEDRPIYFLFKVKCPVVAKDVGGMVGDIVLKGPDKW